A single region of the Fusarium fujikuroi IMI 58289 draft genome, chromosome FFUJ_chr05 genome encodes:
- a CDS encoding related to nuclear pore protein NSP1, with translation MVTFSIPGDNELAEGGKSTPRPRPALPFAKRAYVSTPLKSSRLGLPQSAPSRRLLSTRDETPSSSLNRSTISTSRNIFRASTTSDSPSITPFSPSIPQNTPKKVFAPGATPEPNRIYRESTAHATPRGMASKTTSKELFHMRIEDPDPELSGEVLTKKIPQSWNSKGSIYADQFLSHLCPPEFDEEQRRQFFCILDLRRLKYAANEIFSKKDWKLNVINFAKEFEKSRSIILLRYGLYEFQNIKPSQDVLKRWRREHGLPEPEENNAEPTPTKTTAAKKRKADDDITKDVAVNGSSSNNKRRAPDREEYDQEQEAPTPAPVPTPASTLGKNKRRASVSDEADSQPSKMQKGTASAAKSLFEKIANKSTAPAASAFKPSTKPADDGTAAKPNPFAFNKPNGGGSSLARSIFQNPKPGSAAGASSGGNIFGYLSDASSAKNSGIDADAESEADSDVEDDSQATGNSDEPSAAASGADTASQAGIGLFGQKPAPASGLAAGSSAPGTRESTPGRSLFDRVTKDNDGQPVRIGEKDETAAEKPIDQTWNPSTTPIKFAPSGSVSTSQATSLFGKATSAPTSSLFASKPPTSNLFGAAKQDKPTEKEATPVSDQADKTGGESDKENDEVPKKSLFESKASAAPANFGSLFAPKTATEPSKAEEPTKLPATSLFGTKSDEKSNTAPPTTNLFGTVSKPAESSGLSMQSSTLFGAKPTNNEATKTSLFGAPSAESTTATSLFGAKPTSTATNLFGNASASTAKPLFGAPSSGEATAPKTDAAPTADKPAAAPIFSFGAPSAGADKINGANKPLFGAPQSPTSSGAAALDGSPMKQDGPSPAKKTFDGGSTGASAAPIFSFGGASTAPAAPSFGSGSDTSTPLFGGASATPAANNAGSSFGANSANSGGSFGFQFGGNSVSSSFNNPFSSGNDGGNATSTPSAPGGMFNFGATAAPSGGSNPFQFGGASNATSTPAFGAGSNDNAPAFGGASGSAGAPGFSFTGASPAQNSVPTFGSNQNGNLQPPAGGSTTGTNTPFSLGGGSSLATTPAGGTPEPSNQAEGAAGGDEEGEKHEQVNLAENLEQDEDIMHDVRAKVLKFVPASEKSDDKKPKSQSPWSVQGVGALRLLKHKETSVVRLLLRAEPRGHIAMNRAVLADMSYKADKKYVKMTTSNEKGDGLETWMIQVKTADMAKELAEALEKNKVHNKK, from the exons ATGGTTACCTTCTCTATTCCCGGCGACAACGAACTCGCCGAGGGTGGCAAGAGCACGCCTCGGCCGCGTCCTGCTCTCCCTTTTGCGAAGCGCGCCTACGTCTCAACACCCTTAAAGAGCAGCCGTCTCGGCCTTCCGCAGAGTGCGCCATCACGGAGGCTATTGTCGACTCGCGATGAGACGCCGTccagcagcctcaacagATCTACCATTTCTACATCCCGTAATATCTTCAGGGCCTCTACCACCTCCGATAGTCCCTCCATCACTCCTTTCTCCCCGAGTATCCCTCAGAACACCCCGAAGAAGGTGTTTGCTCCCGGCGCTACCCCCGAGCCGAACCGTATCTATCGAGAATCGACTGCACATGCTACGCCCCGTGGTATGGCTTCCAAGACCACATCCAAGGAGCTGTTCCACATGCGTATCGAGGACCCTGATCCCGAACTGTCTGGCGAGGTTCTTACGAAGAAGATCCCACAAAGTTGGAACTCCAAGGGTTCCATTTACGCTGATCAATTCCTCTCGCATCTGTGTCCTCCCGAGTTCGATGAAGAACAGCGACGACAGTTTTTCTGTATTCTCGATCTCCGACGACTCAAATATGCAGCCAACGAAATTTTTTCCAAGAAGGATTGGAAGCTTAATGTCATCAACTTTGCGAAGGAGTTCGAAAAGAGCAGGAGTATTATTCTGCTGCGCTACGGACTTTACGAATTCCAGAATATTAAACCTTCCCAGGATGTGCTCAAGAGATGGCGTCGTGAGCATGGTCTCCCTGAGCCAGAGGAAAATAATGCCGAACCAACTCCTACAAAGACCActgctgccaagaagcgTAAAgcggatgatgatatcaccAAAGATGTTGCTGTGAACGGCTcttccagcaacaacaagcgaCGTGCTCCTGACCGTGAAGAATATGACCAGGAGCAGGAAGCGCCAACTCCTGCACCCGTTCCTACTCCAGCTTCCACCTTGGGTAAGAACAAACGCAGGGCTTCCGTCAGTGATGAGGCTGATAGCCAGCCCTCCAAGATGCAGAAGGGCACTGCTTCTGCCGCCAAATCTCTCTTCGAGAAGATTGCCAACAAGTCGACTGCCCCTGCCGCCTCTGCTTTCAAGCCATCTACCAAGCCCGCTGATGATGGGACTGCTGCTAAGCCAAATCCCTTTGCTTTCAACAAGCCCAATGGCGGCGGTAGTTCGCTTGCTCGCAGCATCTTCCAGAACCCTAAGCCCGGCAGTGCTGCTGGCGCTTCTTCTGGTGGAAACATCTTTGGATACCTTTCTGATGCAAGCTCGGCCAAGAATAGTGGTATCGATGCCGATGCCGAGAGTGAGGCCGACtcagatgttgaggatgatagCCAGGCAACCGGAAACAGCGACGAGCCAAGTGCGGCAGCTAGCGGCGCCGACACTGCTTCTCAGGCTGGCATCGGTCTGTTCGGACAGAAGCCTGCCCCTGCCAGTGGCCTCGCTGCTGGGTCCAGTGCACCTGGTACTAGGGAGAGCACCCCTGGCCGAAGTCTGTTTGACCGAGTTACCAAGGATAATGATGGACAGCCGGTGCGGATTggggagaaggatgagacaGCAGCTGAGAAGCCTATCGACCAGACCTGGAACCCCAGCACCACCCCCATCAAATTTGCGCCGTCTGGCTCTGTATCCACAAGCCAAGCTACCTCCTTGTTTGGAAAGGCCACTTCGGCGCCGACGAGTTCTTTGTTCGCCTCGAAGCCTCCCACTTCTAACCTATTCGGTGCCGCCAAGCAGGACAAGCCTACAGAAAAGGAAGCAACACCAGTCTCGGACCAGGCTGACAAGACGGGAGGTGAATCCGACAAAGAGAACGATGAGGTCCCCAAGAAGTCACTGTTCGAGTCTAAGGCCTCAGCGGCTCCGGCAAACTTTGGGTCTCTCTTTGCGCCCAAAACGGCTACGGAACCATCTAAGGCTGAAGAGCCTACAAAGCTTCCTGCTACAAGCTTATTTGGAACCAAGTCTGATGAGAAGTCCAACACTGCCCCGCCCACTACCAACCTGTTTGGTACCGTAAGCAAGCCTGCTGAGTCAAGCGGTCTCTCGATGCAGTCGTCTACATTGTTTGGTGCCAAACCCACTAACAATGAAGCTACTAAGACTTCACTCTTTGGTGCTCCCAGTGCAGAATCGACTACTGCTACGTCTTTATTTGGTGCAAAGCCTACAAGCACCGCCACCAACCTGTTCGGCAATGCCTCGGCGTCAACTGCCAAGCCTTTGTTTGGTGCTCCCAGCTCTGGCGAAGCGACGGCGCCCAAGACTGATGCTGCTCCTACGGCAGACAAGCCTGCTGCGGCCCCCATTTTCAGCTTCGGGGCGCCTTCCGCTGGTGCTGATAAGATCAACGGTGCGAACAAGCCCCTCTTTGGGGCACCTCAGTCGCCTACGTCGTCTGGTGCAGCTGCGCTTGATGGTAGTCCCATGAAGCAGGATGGACCATCACCGGCCAAGAAGACATTCGATGGCGGAAGTACTGGGGCTTCGGCCGCACCCATCTTCAGCTTTGGTGGCGCCTCTACAGCTCCTGCCGCTCCCTCATTTGGTAGTGGCTCAGACACTTCCACACCTCTGTTTGGCGGTGCTTCAGCGACCCCTGCTGCTAATAATGCAGGCTCGTCTTTTGGTGCAAACTCAGCCAACTCTGGAGGATCGTTCGGTTTCCAGTTTGGAGGGAACTCTGTTTCTTCATCGTTCAACAATCCGTTCTCCTCAGGCAACGATGGAGGTAACGCAACTTCTACTCCATCAGCTCCTGGGGGCATGTTCAACTTTGGTGCCACCGCCGCACCTTCAGGAGGTTCGAATCCGTTCCAATTTGGAGGTGCAAGCAACGCGACATCGACCCCAGCCTTCGGAGCAGGCAGTAATGACAATGCTCCCGCTTTTGGAGGGGCGTCCGGATCTGCAGGAGCGCCGGGGTTCAGCTTCACAGGAGCCTCGCCAGCGCAAAACTCAGTACCAACATTTGGATCCAACCAGAACGGCAACCTTCAACCGCCTGCTGGTGGTTCAACCACCGGGACCA ACACACCGTTCAGTCTTGGGGGAGGCTCTAGCCTGGCCACAACGCCAGCTGGCGGGACCCCGGAACCATCGAACCAAGCCGAAGGAGCCGCcggaggcgatgaagaaggcgaGAAGCACGAGCAGGTCAACTTAGCCGAGAACCTGGAGCAGGACGAGGATATCATGCATGATGTACGGGCAAAGGTGTTGAAGTTTGTGCCGGCCAGTGAGAAGTCGGAtgacaagaagcccaagtctCAGAGTCCGTGGTCGGTACAGGGTGTGGGAGCTCTTCGACTGCTAAAGCACAAGGAGACGAGTGTTGTTCGTCTTCTCCTGCGAGCAGAGCCCCGTGGACATATTGCTATGAACCGAGCAGTTCTCGCCGACATGTCTTACAAGGCTGACAAGAAGTACGTCAAGATGACCACGTCGAACGAGAAGGGTGACGGACTTGAAACTTGGATGATTCAGGTCAAGACGGCGGACATGGCTAAGGAGCTTGCAGAAGCTttggagaagaacaaggtccATAACAAGAAGTAA